CAGCCAGAGGCGAGAGGCCGACATCGATGCCGAGAACGCATCCGCCCTGCGACCTGGGAGGGCGGGGCATCTCGAACGCCAAGCTGACGAACCACAGGCCATCCAGATCTACGAGTCGAGTTTCAGCCCGGAGCCAGCTACCCGGTTCAGCCGGCAGGTCAGTAACCGTAGGCTGCCGCCCCTGCCGTGTGGTTGTCACCAGATCCGTCACCCACGCTCGCCGCTGCAGCAGGGACATGGGCGCCAGCAGACCGTTTGCGAGCACATCCTGGTTTTCGAACTGCTCGTAGTTTTTCGAACCTGCGATCAGCAGGCGATGTTCCGTCAGCGGCAGACGGTGCAGTTCCGCTGTCAGGCTCAGGTGTCCCATCCGCAACCGCTCGTCGTGGATGGCAGTCTGGTCCTGGAGGGCCGCGCGGTCCGGAGCGTACACGCGGCCACCGAACATGCCGGGGAGTGGCTGGGAGCGCTGGGCCAGCCAGCCCTTCCGGGTGAGTTCGCGTAGTCGCGGTGCGTCTGCGTTGTCGATCCTGAGGTGGTGTCTCGTTTGCATCTTTCCTTCCTCCAGAACTCGTCTCCTCTCTCCTCTGCTTGACCCTGCTGGCCCTTCCCCTACTCCCTCGCCGCTGCCCGCCCGTAGAGTGGGCAACAGGGTTTTTGATCCGACAGCCGAACCCGCAGCCACGGGCACCGTGATGCGTGGTTCTCGGGCCGGGCTGTGTCCGAGGA
The sequence above is a segment of the Deinococcus budaensis genome. Coding sequences within it:
- a CDS encoding zinc ribbon domain-containing protein, producing the protein MQTRHHLRIDNADAPRLRELTRKGWLAQRSQPLPGMFGGRVYAPDRAALQDQTAIHDERLRMGHLSLTAELHRLPLTEHRLLIAGSKNYEQFENQDVLANGLLAPMSLLQRRAWVTDLVTTTRQGRQPTVTDLPAEPGSWLRAETRLVDLDGLWFVSLAFEMPRPPRSQGGCVLGIDVGLSPLAVAAGVNTVLSTAPLHLLTGAGLRALERQIAGLRPGMQHEVERRYERLISGAARQALEVFTDQIIARASAVSVEKLTLSGFESDFVERSRERAVADWLQSWLPQRLYAAGIPLRRVAPHHTSLRCHRCGLPGQRLRDRFSCRACGSLNAHENAAHNIRRRGWGGRRWAR